A stretch of Paludisphaera rhizosphaerae DNA encodes these proteins:
- a CDS encoding protein kinase domain-containing protein has protein sequence MGVTSFPSSSTIDLSGGDDSRAFSSALADLADRWRRGEPAAAESYLHHGAGWSADRAVELIYREYRLAKSAGLAPSKSEYLARFPEHRRELQRLLDVDDACPDSLLERFDATDLSDDPLPRAGDAIGPYVLERELGRGGFARVFLARQADLEDRPVVVKITTRPTREPWLLARARHPHIVEILTHAEVDDGELQLIAMPFLGGAALSTLLEHRRSQPAEGRRESSRRFLTDLDAVSAPEHRRAGSASPSRALLRGMSDAEAFAWTAARLAEALDHAHRQGVAHGDVKPSNILIAADGTPMLLDFNLAQDWSRDDALDAGGTAAYMAPERLRALAGIAEPSPSRVDDEQAHRADVYSLGMVLLEALTGWSPAREMDADRRLGRSAFAAAAEARSRSDRLVRAAEAQAARPLPAGLRSILVHCLEADPRERHTRGLELAEDLDRWRTDRPLAFAPEPSGLHASLRWARRRRRPLAAAAAALGVAALALGIAARADRTAEARLGGHAYEKYTEFVDDPASPVLPTQRPDETYLRRRNPNETVTNALRILREYSIPTDPDWRSRDDFRLLAEDDREDLELLLLEHALRYGRVLAQRPDSPKDWRRAREILDHACGTTWPRELTTLRDKLTRQLGDAGSAAAALPGPTELPPAWVDAYLRGIAAEIGDGDQGPGTDSGARRAADFYAELLRSRPNSFWGHHRAAVVASVVDRWADAADHVEACLRRRPDNAVLRCLLATCLMNFDRDDEAVAQADQAIEAAPDRAEFVQVRAFARTAGSDLDALKRDLARYETLLGAVPSRLHQEAGVGDNLPLAPKPRRRAVDKEEADGVPNGEIKSRSVLAAWIREYGQPKGGDSRIKEVEHDSERVELAAREVEKILELDPTNLQAHIDSLCLDVFRRRYPEAVAEAEWIMHDPRLPEFARTSRDGLVSLQYSSVLLANAKEIRSALRLAAKTVELSIAVQSHHQGRAFYYLSLVEARAAFYNRKWFPRAAEHLDQAVQANPLFEDWFQQDQLFDTTRIQIQALRDARSRGVRARIFSPFVSL, from the coding sequence ATGGGCGTGACCTCGTTCCCCTCGTCATCGACGATCGACCTGTCGGGCGGAGACGACTCACGCGCGTTCTCGTCGGCGCTGGCCGACCTGGCCGACCGTTGGCGACGAGGCGAACCGGCGGCCGCCGAAAGCTACCTTCACCACGGCGCGGGATGGTCGGCCGACCGCGCCGTCGAGTTGATCTATCGCGAGTACCGCCTGGCCAAGTCGGCCGGCCTGGCGCCGTCGAAGTCGGAATACCTGGCTCGCTTCCCCGAGCACCGTCGCGAGTTGCAACGGCTGCTGGACGTCGACGACGCATGCCCGGACTCGCTGCTGGAGCGGTTCGACGCGACCGACCTCAGCGACGATCCCCTGCCCCGCGCCGGCGACGCCATCGGCCCTTACGTGCTGGAGCGTGAGTTGGGTCGAGGGGGCTTCGCCCGGGTCTTCCTCGCCCGCCAAGCCGACCTGGAAGACCGCCCGGTCGTCGTCAAGATCACGACCCGGCCGACCCGCGAGCCCTGGCTGCTGGCCCGCGCCCGGCACCCGCACATCGTGGAGATCCTCACCCACGCCGAGGTCGACGACGGCGAGCTTCAGCTCATCGCCATGCCGTTCCTGGGAGGGGCGGCGTTGTCGACGCTGCTGGAGCATCGGCGGTCGCAGCCGGCGGAAGGCCGGCGCGAATCGTCGCGGCGGTTCCTCACGGATCTCGACGCCGTCTCGGCGCCCGAGCATCGCCGGGCCGGCTCAGCGTCCCCCTCGCGGGCCTTGCTGCGGGGAATGAGCGACGCCGAGGCGTTCGCCTGGACCGCCGCCCGACTGGCCGAAGCGCTCGACCACGCTCACCGTCAGGGGGTGGCCCACGGCGACGTCAAGCCGTCGAACATCCTGATCGCGGCCGACGGCACGCCGATGTTGCTGGACTTCAACCTGGCGCAGGACTGGTCGCGCGACGACGCCCTCGACGCCGGCGGCACCGCGGCCTACATGGCCCCGGAACGGCTTCGCGCCCTGGCGGGCATCGCCGAGCCGTCGCCTTCGCGCGTGGACGACGAACAAGCGCATCGAGCCGACGTCTATTCGCTGGGGATGGTCCTGCTGGAGGCCCTGACGGGATGGTCGCCGGCTCGCGAGATGGACGCCGATCGGCGTCTCGGACGCTCCGCCTTCGCCGCCGCCGCCGAGGCTCGCTCCCGGTCCGACCGACTCGTCCGCGCGGCCGAGGCGCAGGCCGCACGGCCGCTGCCGGCCGGCCTTCGCTCCATCCTGGTCCACTGCCTCGAGGCTGATCCCCGGGAACGGCACACGCGCGGTTTGGAGTTGGCCGAAGACCTGGACCGCTGGCGGACCGACCGCCCCCTGGCCTTCGCGCCGGAGCCCTCCGGACTGCACGCGTCGCTGCGATGGGCCCGCCGGCGACGACGGCCGCTCGCGGCCGCGGCCGCGGCTCTGGGAGTCGCCGCGCTGGCGCTGGGGATCGCCGCCAGAGCCGACCGAACGGCAGAAGCCCGGCTCGGCGGACACGCCTACGAGAAGTACACGGAGTTCGTCGACGATCCGGCCTCTCCGGTCCTGCCGACTCAACGACCTGACGAGACCTATCTCCGCCGCCGCAATCCGAACGAGACGGTCACCAACGCCCTCCGCATCCTTCGCGAGTACAGCATCCCGACCGACCCCGACTGGCGGTCGCGCGACGACTTCCGGCTTCTCGCCGAAGACGATCGCGAGGACCTGGAGCTGCTGCTGCTGGAGCACGCCCTACGCTACGGCCGCGTCCTGGCTCAACGTCCAGACTCCCCCAAGGACTGGCGTCGCGCCCGCGAAATCCTCGACCACGCCTGCGGCACGACCTGGCCTCGTGAGTTGACGACCCTGCGCGACAAGCTTACCCGCCAGCTCGGCGACGCCGGATCAGCGGCGGCCGCCCTGCCAGGGCCGACCGAACTCCCTCCGGCGTGGGTCGACGCTTATCTCCGCGGGATCGCCGCCGAAATCGGGGACGGAGACCAGGGCCCCGGCACCGACTCGGGGGCGCGCCGGGCTGCCGACTTCTACGCCGAACTCTTAAGATCCCGCCCCAACTCGTTCTGGGGGCACCACCGCGCGGCGGTGGTCGCCTCGGTGGTCGACCGATGGGCGGACGCCGCCGACCATGTCGAGGCCTGTCTCCGCCGCCGTCCAGACAACGCCGTCCTCCGTTGCCTGCTCGCCACCTGCCTCATGAATTTCGACCGCGACGACGAGGCCGTCGCTCAGGCCGACCAGGCCATCGAAGCGGCGCCCGATCGCGCCGAGTTCGTCCAGGTCCGCGCCTTCGCACGCACTGCGGGCTCAGACCTTGACGCCCTGAAGCGCGACCTCGCACGCTACGAGACGCTGCTGGGCGCGGTCCCCTCCCGACTCCATCAGGAAGCAGGCGTCGGCGACAACCTTCCGCTCGCGCCGAAGCCCCGGCGGCGGGCGGTCGATAAGGAAGAGGCAGACGGCGTCCCCAACGGCGAGATCAAATCCCGCTCCGTCCTCGCAGCCTGGATCCGCGAGTACGGCCAGCCGAAGGGCGGGGATTCCAGGATCAAAGAGGTCGAACACGATTCCGAGCGCGTCGAGTTGGCGGCCCGGGAGGTCGAGAAGATCCTGGAGCTCGATCCCACCAATCTCCAGGCCCATATCGATTCCCTCTGCCTGGATGTCTTCCGTCGACGCTATCCGGAAGCCGTGGCCGAGGCCGAGTGGATCATGCACGATCCTCGACTGCCCGAATTCGCCCGCACCTCACGCGATGGGCTGGTGTCGCTGCAATACTCCAGCGTCTTGCTCGCCAACGCCAAGGAGATCCGCTCGGCGTTGCGATTGGCCGCCAAAACCGTGGAGTTGAGCATCGCGGTTCAGTCTCATCATCAAGGCCGCGCCTTCTACTACCTGTCGCTGGTCGAGGCCCGCGCCGCGTTTTACAACCGCAAGTGGTTCCCCAGGGCCGCCGAGCATCTCGATCAGGCCGTCCAGGCCAATCCGCTCTTCGAAGACTGGTTCCAGCAAGACCAGCTCTTCGACACGACCCGCATTCAAATCCAGGCGCTGCGGGACGCCCGGTCCCGCGGTGTGCGGGCCCGTATTTTCTCGCCGTTCGTCAGCCTGTGA
- a CDS encoding PSP1 C-terminal domain-containing protein gives MAASEGVECLVRYGLSGRVAWFAGEDGPDAPSRGDAVVVRTVRGLELGEMLVVEAPRGRAGEDSVGPFRVLRRAGDDDLTRAREADALRESRFDLCRGIVEHEGWPLELVDVEPLLDFSTVLIVLPLDELDPAPIRARFRVSCDFDVHVEPVGDEPVVAEPTASASSGRCGDCDCGSGGCSKAAAKTRADGPATASGSGSCATKPHGAGCSSCGVAAWKSAARRQDPPA, from the coding sequence ATGGCGGCGAGCGAAGGAGTCGAATGCCTGGTTCGCTACGGCCTCTCCGGCCGCGTGGCCTGGTTCGCGGGCGAGGACGGCCCGGACGCTCCCTCGCGGGGTGACGCGGTGGTTGTCCGCACCGTTCGCGGGCTGGAACTGGGCGAGATGCTCGTCGTCGAGGCCCCTCGCGGTCGAGCGGGTGAGGACTCAGTCGGCCCCTTTCGAGTCCTCCGCCGAGCCGGAGACGACGACCTCACCCGCGCCCGCGAGGCCGACGCCCTGCGCGAGTCTCGGTTTGATCTCTGCCGGGGGATCGTCGAGCACGAGGGCTGGCCGCTGGAACTGGTGGACGTCGAGCCGCTGCTGGACTTCTCCACGGTGCTGATCGTCCTGCCGCTGGATGAACTGGACCCGGCTCCGATCCGGGCTCGGTTCCGCGTCTCGTGCGACTTCGACGTCCACGTCGAGCCCGTGGGGGACGAACCGGTCGTCGCCGAGCCGACCGCTTCCGCCTCCTCCGGACGCTGCGGCGACTGCGATTGCGGCTCCGGCGGCTGTTCGAAGGCCGCGGCGAAGACCAGGGCCGACGGCCCTGCAACCGCCTCCGGCTCAGGCTCCTGCGCGACGAAACCCCACGGCGCGGGGTGCTCCTCGTGCGGAGTCGCCGCCTGGAAATCGGCGGCCCGACGTCAGGATCCGCCTGCTTGA
- a CDS encoding heavy metal translocating P-type ATPase, translated as MSRSRCTFHVRGLDCEHEVEQIHAALKGTPGIEGLGFDLINGLMTVEYDDEVIEPKRLAARLTERSGLATSVVGEPESEARESWWSAHGLMAATVAAGVALGVAMLLHYLGTRLGLPESTAATASRFFCALAIAAGGLWLFPRAWRTLRSGRLDIDVLMTLAILGAAALGEWDEAATVAFLFGVSESLEALSVARARRAVRRLLEIAPPTAERIVDGRSETVPVDALVKGDRVLVRAGDQIPIDGAIVKGRTGVDQKAITGESTPVDRGPGDPVYAGTINGEGTIELEASGSIGEALISKIADQVRAAQAGRAPVERRISQFARWYTPMVVVIALLTVMIPTVYVWATGDPVWTTFLAWVAKALVVLVISCPCALVIATPVAVVSGLASAARRGVLIKGGEFLEAVGRLQAIAFDKTGTLTLGRPDVVEVVASGPAGEEDVLRVAAALGDKGGHVLGKAIARHARDLRIDVPHADDYTAIPGKGAQGRIDAVQYHLGSHRYIDEAGLCQPDFHAQLDGAEEHAGSEVAVTGEAGPLGWIRLADRPRPEAAAVVAELHDLGLRTVMLTGDNPRAAAAVAAELGVGDQRSELLPADKVRAIDEYTAAHGPTGMVGDGVNDAPALAAARVSIALGGVSSGAALETADVVLMADDLRPLPWLVRHSRATLRMIHQNIALAIGIKLVVLILALFGIANMWMAVLADVGTTLIVVANALRLLRTADPTKATA; from the coding sequence ATGAGTCGATCGCGGTGCACGTTCCACGTCCGAGGTCTGGATTGCGAGCATGAGGTCGAGCAGATCCACGCCGCTCTCAAGGGGACGCCGGGGATTGAGGGCCTGGGCTTCGACCTGATCAACGGCCTGATGACCGTCGAATACGACGACGAAGTGATCGAGCCCAAGCGGCTGGCCGCCCGGCTCACCGAGCGCAGCGGGCTGGCGACATCCGTCGTCGGCGAGCCCGAGTCGGAGGCCCGCGAGTCGTGGTGGAGCGCTCACGGGCTCATGGCCGCGACCGTCGCGGCGGGCGTCGCGCTGGGCGTCGCGATGCTGCTCCACTACCTCGGAACGCGGCTCGGCCTCCCCGAGTCGACGGCCGCCACGGCGTCGCGGTTCTTCTGCGCCCTGGCGATCGCCGCCGGCGGCCTTTGGCTGTTCCCCCGCGCCTGGCGGACGCTCCGGAGCGGCCGGCTCGACATCGACGTCCTGATGACGCTGGCGATCCTCGGCGCCGCCGCCCTGGGCGAGTGGGACGAAGCCGCGACGGTCGCCTTCCTCTTCGGCGTCTCCGAATCGCTGGAGGCACTCAGCGTCGCCCGCGCCCGCCGGGCCGTCCGCCGGCTGCTGGAGATCGCCCCGCCGACCGCCGAGCGGATCGTCGACGGCCGATCGGAGACCGTTCCCGTCGACGCCCTGGTGAAGGGGGACCGGGTCCTCGTCCGGGCCGGCGATCAGATCCCGATCGACGGCGCGATCGTCAAGGGACGCACGGGCGTCGACCAGAAGGCGATCACCGGCGAGTCCACGCCCGTCGACCGCGGCCCCGGCGACCCCGTCTACGCCGGCACCATCAACGGCGAGGGGACGATCGAACTCGAAGCTTCCGGGTCGATCGGCGAAGCCCTGATCTCCAAGATCGCCGATCAGGTCCGCGCGGCGCAGGCGGGCCGGGCGCCGGTGGAGAGGCGGATCTCGCAGTTCGCCCGCTGGTACACGCCGATGGTCGTGGTGATCGCCCTGCTCACCGTCATGATCCCGACGGTTTACGTCTGGGCGACGGGCGACCCCGTGTGGACGACGTTCCTGGCATGGGTCGCCAAAGCGCTCGTCGTCCTGGTGATCTCGTGCCCCTGCGCGTTGGTGATCGCGACCCCCGTCGCGGTCGTCAGCGGGCTGGCCTCGGCGGCTCGTCGGGGAGTGCTCATCAAGGGGGGTGAGTTCCTGGAGGCCGTCGGCCGGCTGCAGGCCATCGCGTTCGACAAGACCGGGACGCTGACGCTCGGTCGGCCGGACGTCGTCGAAGTCGTCGCCTCAGGTCCCGCCGGCGAGGAAGACGTCCTGCGCGTGGCCGCCGCCCTGGGCGACAAGGGGGGGCACGTGCTGGGCAAGGCGATCGCCCGCCATGCCCGCGACCTTCGGATCGACGTCCCCCACGCCGACGATTACACGGCGATCCCCGGCAAGGGGGCCCAGGGCCGCATCGACGCCGTCCAGTACCACCTGGGGAGCCACCGCTACATCGACGAGGCCGGCCTCTGCCAGCCCGACTTCCACGCCCAGTTGGACGGGGCCGAGGAGCACGCCGGGTCGGAAGTCGCCGTGACGGGCGAGGCCGGCCCGCTGGGCTGGATTCGCCTGGCGGATCGCCCGCGCCCCGAAGCCGCCGCGGTGGTCGCCGAGTTGCACGACCTGGGCCTGCGGACCGTCATGCTGACCGGCGACAACCCCCGCGCCGCGGCGGCCGTCGCAGCCGAGTTGGGCGTGGGCGATCAGCGATCCGAACTGCTGCCGGCCGACAAGGTCCGGGCGATCGACGAGTACACGGCCGCGCACGGCCCGACCGGCATGGTCGGCGACGGCGTCAACGACGCCCCCGCCCTGGCCGCCGCCCGCGTGAGCATCGCGCTGGGGGGAGTCTCCAGCGGCGCCGCGTTGGAAACGGCCGACGTCGTCCTGATGGCCGACGACCTCCGCCCCCTCCCCTGGCTCGTCCGCCACTCGCGAGCCACGCTGCGGATGATCCACCAGAACATCGCTCTGGCGATCGGCATCAAGCTCGTGGTCCTGATCCTGGCCCTCTTCGGGATCGCCAACATGTGGATGGCGGTCCTCGCCGACGTGGGGACCACCCTGATCGTCGTCGCCAACGCCCTCCGCCTCCTCCGCACGGCCGACCCGACGAAGGCGACCGCCTGA
- a CDS encoding rhamnogalacturonan lyase — MRTAWFASLFLLVYASLHAETPRLPEKLGRGVIAVPAQGGMLVTWRLLGDDPEGAAFHVERSRDGGPAERLTREAVAGATCFLDATADVSKPLAYTVRPIGAGAVGSYTVRAEDVGKPYRSIPLQTLPGNTPNDAAVGDLDGDGEYEIVLKQEMRPRDNSQRGATGTTKLEAYTLAGSFLWRIDLGPNVREGAHYTPFLVYDFDGDGCAEVACRTADGTVDGRGMTIGDAKADHRNADGYVLEGPEFLTVFEGTTGRELATVDYLPERGRVASWGDRYGNRVDRFLAAVAYLDGERPSLVFCRGYYTRTVLAAWDWRDGKLSSRWVFDSDAGPDSNRAYRGQGNHNLVVADVDGDGRDEITYGACAIDDDGRGLYSTGLGHGDALHVSDLDPERPGMEVFDIHEHVSHDHGAEFRDARTGALIWSKKSPDVGRGVAFDIDPRHPGAECWAAGAGLSGLWNARGELISAKRPRSCNFGIWWDGDPLRELLDGVRVSKWDWNREAEDVLLVAEGCASNNGTKSTPALSADILGDWREEVLLRSLDGRELRLYSTPIPTAIRLPTLMHDRQYRLAVACQNVGYNQPPHPSFFLAGRVSGR; from the coding sequence ATGAGGACCGCCTGGTTCGCTAGCCTGTTCCTCCTTGTGTACGCTTCGCTTCACGCCGAGACCCCACGCCTTCCCGAAAAGCTGGGACGCGGCGTGATAGCGGTCCCCGCGCAGGGCGGCATGCTCGTGACCTGGCGATTGCTCGGGGACGACCCCGAAGGCGCGGCATTCCACGTCGAGCGGTCGAGGGACGGCGGACCTGCCGAGCGGCTGACGCGCGAGGCCGTCGCCGGGGCGACGTGCTTCCTGGACGCGACGGCGGATGTCTCGAAGCCGCTGGCTTACACGGTGCGGCCCATCGGGGCGGGGGCGGTCGGGTCGTATACGGTCCGTGCCGAGGACGTGGGGAAGCCCTATCGGTCGATCCCGCTTCAGACGCTGCCGGGGAACACGCCGAACGACGCGGCGGTCGGAGACCTCGACGGCGACGGCGAATATGAGATCGTGCTCAAGCAAGAGATGCGGCCCCGCGACAACTCCCAGCGCGGGGCGACGGGGACGACCAAGCTGGAGGCGTACACGCTGGCCGGGTCGTTCCTCTGGCGGATCGACCTGGGACCGAACGTCCGCGAGGGTGCCCATTACACGCCGTTTCTGGTCTACGACTTCGACGGCGACGGCTGCGCCGAGGTCGCCTGCCGCACGGCCGACGGCACGGTCGACGGCCGAGGCATGACGATTGGCGACGCCAAGGCCGACCACCGCAACGCCGACGGCTACGTCCTCGAAGGCCCCGAGTTCCTGACCGTCTTCGAGGGGACCACCGGCCGGGAGCTGGCGACCGTCGACTACCTGCCGGAGCGTGGTCGCGTCGCCTCATGGGGCGACCGTTACGGCAACCGCGTCGACCGCTTCCTGGCGGCCGTCGCCTACCTCGACGGCGAGCGGCCCAGCCTGGTCTTCTGTCGGGGATATTACACCCGCACGGTCCTCGCCGCATGGGACTGGCGGGACGGCAAGCTCTCGTCGCGCTGGGTCTTCGACAGCGACGCCGGCCCCGATTCCAACCGGGCCTATCGCGGCCAGGGGAATCACAACCTCGTCGTGGCTGACGTCGACGGCGACGGCCGCGACGAGATCACCTACGGCGCCTGCGCCATCGACGACGACGGCCGCGGGCTCTACTCGACGGGCCTCGGCCACGGCGACGCCCTGCACGTCTCCGACCTCGACCCGGAGCGGCCCGGGATGGAGGTCTTCGACATTCACGAGCACGTCTCTCACGACCACGGCGCCGAGTTTCGCGACGCCCGGACGGGGGCGTTGATCTGGAGCAAGAAGTCACCGGACGTCGGTCGAGGCGTGGCCTTCGACATCGACCCTCGCCATCCCGGCGCCGAGTGCTGGGCTGCCGGCGCGGGCCTCTCGGGCCTGTGGAACGCCCGCGGCGAGCTCATCTCAGCAAAGCGCCCACGGTCCTGCAACTTCGGCATCTGGTGGGACGGCGACCCGCTCCGCGAGCTGCTCGACGGCGTCCGGGTCTCCAAGTGGGATTGGAACCGCGAGGCCGAGGACGTATTGCTCGTCGCCGAAGGCTGCGCCTCCAACAACGGCACCAAATCCACGCCTGCTCTCTCGGCCGACATCCTCGGCGACTGGCGTGAAGAAGTGCTGTTGCGTTCGCTCGACGGTCGCGAACTGCGGCTCTATTCCACCCCGATCCCGACCGCGATCCGCCTCCCCACTCTGATGCACGACCGCCAGTACCGCCTGGCCGTCGCTTGCCAGAACGTCGGCTACAACCAGCCGCCCCATCCGAGCTTCTTCCTGGCGGGACGGGTTTCGGGGCGGTGA
- a CDS encoding Gfo/Idh/MocA family protein translates to MRERNRRHFLHDTAALAAAIAALPATRALAEPAGDPDPEPTKSSANETVRVAVVGVRGRGMDHVGGFSKQPNCKVTAICDIDPNVTGPAKKALEKVDAKNPPKYYQDIRKLLEDKDIDVVSIATPNHWHALAAIWAMQAGKDVYVEKPVSHNVTEGRRIVDAARHYKKICQTGTQCRSHKAVRDAMDFIGTGKLGKVYMAKGLCYKPRGSIGHKPDGPIPAGVDFNVWLGPAPERPFNENRFHYNWHWFWDTGNGDLGNQGIHQMDLARWGLGWKEFPKTVMSSGGRFGYEDDGETPNTLSTFFENGDTELQFEVRGLITNPELEVKIGNVFYGTEGILAIDGYNTWRTYWGPKLEPGDGGSGGGDHYANFLTALRARDHKLLNADIEEGHQSSAYCHLGNIAYRLGRKLHINPASESFVNDHEADAMLTRHYRAPFVVPAKIG, encoded by the coding sequence ATGCGCGAGCGGAACCGGCGGCACTTCCTTCACGACACGGCGGCCCTGGCTGCGGCGATCGCCGCGCTTCCCGCCACCCGCGCCCTGGCCGAGCCGGCCGGCGACCCCGATCCCGAGCCGACCAAATCGAGCGCCAATGAGACGGTCCGCGTCGCCGTCGTCGGCGTGAGGGGTCGCGGCATGGATCACGTCGGCGGCTTCAGCAAGCAGCCGAACTGCAAGGTCACGGCCATCTGCGACATCGACCCGAACGTCACCGGGCCGGCCAAGAAGGCCCTGGAAAAGGTCGACGCCAAGAACCCGCCCAAGTACTACCAGGACATCCGCAAGCTCCTGGAAGACAAGGATATCGACGTCGTTTCGATCGCCACGCCCAACCACTGGCACGCGCTGGCGGCCATCTGGGCGATGCAGGCCGGCAAGGACGTGTACGTCGAGAAGCCGGTCAGCCACAACGTCACCGAGGGCCGGCGGATCGTCGACGCCGCCCGGCACTACAAGAAGATCTGCCAGACGGGCACCCAGTGCCGAAGCCACAAGGCCGTCCGCGACGCCATGGACTTCATCGGCACCGGCAAGCTCGGCAAGGTCTACATGGCCAAGGGCCTCTGCTACAAGCCCCGCGGCTCGATCGGCCACAAGCCCGACGGCCCGATCCCGGCCGGCGTCGACTTCAACGTCTGGCTCGGCCCCGCGCCCGAGCGGCCCTTCAACGAGAACCGGTTCCACTACAACTGGCACTGGTTCTGGGACACCGGCAACGGCGACCTGGGCAACCAGGGGATCCACCAGATGGACCTCGCCCGCTGGGGTCTGGGCTGGAAAGAGTTCCCCAAGACCGTCATGTCCTCCGGCGGCCGGTTCGGCTACGAGGACGACGGCGAGACCCCCAACACCCTCTCCACGTTCTTCGAGAACGGCGACACCGAACTCCAGTTCGAGGTCCGGGGCCTCATCACCAACCCCGAACTCGAAGTGAAGATCGGCAACGTCTTCTACGGGACCGAGGGCATCCTGGCCATCGACGGCTACAACACCTGGCGAACCTACTGGGGACCGAAGCTCGAGCCCGGCGACGGCGGCTCGGGCGGCGGCGACCACTACGCCAACTTCCTCACGGCTCTGCGCGCCCGCGACCACAAGCTGCTCAACGCGGACATCGAGGAAGGCCACCAGTCCAGCGCCTACTGCCACCTGGGGAACATCGCCTACCGCCTGGGGCGCAAGCTCCACATCAACCCCGCCTCCGAGTCGTTCGTCAACGACCACGAGGCTGACGCGATGCTCACCCGCCACTACCGGGCTCCGTTCGTCGTCCCGGCCAAGATCGGCTGA
- a CDS encoding TlpA disulfide reductase family protein: protein MNSISPPIRTRLRVRGLAGALGLILASAVAATAQDPKPLAARPADKPDDPKALALLGEVAKAYQGLASYSDQGRFVVSMTVNGKSEKQEAPLKLALSKPNKLSLDAGPVKLVSDGATMTTVVEPMKKYISVPAPKAINLEVFREGPVGAILFGGPSGVPMYVLANMLTTPDPVKAVDQLGGSLQLDGENALIIDQADGPDLKLTVDPKTRLFSDIDLMVDPKLLEKNAAQGNVVKVEKLGWSSGPVSIEPADAGLFAFKAPEGFTKVDSFQQPGAPGGEQPKMAVESKVGKPAPDFALTLFDGPDKTKVVSKADLAGKVVVIDFWATWCPPCLVELPEIQKLVADLAKDKKDVLVVALSQDSQPADPIEVRKLIEKTLTEKKIELTGANVAIGLDPSGTIGGLFEVEGLPTLVILDGKGVVQAAHVGFDPDMRPGLRERLTAEIDSLLAGKSLAKPEKPQEAAAKPEPKP, encoded by the coding sequence ATGAATTCCATTTCCCCCCCGATCCGGACGCGTCTCCGGGTTCGAGGGCTCGCCGGGGCGCTCGGGCTGATACTGGCCTCGGCCGTCGCCGCGACCGCCCAGGATCCCAAGCCCCTCGCCGCCCGCCCGGCGGACAAGCCCGACGATCCCAAGGCCCTCGCGCTGCTGGGCGAGGTCGCCAAGGCGTACCAGGGACTCGCCTCGTATAGCGACCAGGGACGCTTCGTCGTCTCGATGACGGTCAACGGCAAATCCGAGAAGCAGGAGGCCCCGCTGAAGCTGGCGCTCTCCAAGCCGAACAAGCTGAGCCTCGACGCCGGCCCGGTCAAGCTCGTCAGCGACGGCGCCACGATGACCACCGTCGTCGAACCGATGAAGAAGTACATTTCGGTCCCCGCCCCCAAGGCGATCAACCTGGAGGTCTTCCGCGAAGGCCCCGTCGGCGCGATCCTCTTCGGCGGGCCTTCGGGCGTGCCGATGTACGTCCTGGCGAACATGCTTACCACCCCCGACCCGGTCAAGGCCGTCGACCAGCTCGGCGGCTCGCTCCAGCTCGACGGCGAGAACGCGCTGATCATCGACCAGGCCGACGGCCCCGACCTGAAGCTGACCGTCGACCCCAAGACCAGGCTCTTCTCGGACATCGACCTGATGGTCGACCCCAAGCTCCTGGAGAAGAACGCGGCGCAGGGGAACGTGGTAAAGGTCGAGAAGCTCGGCTGGTCCTCCGGGCCCGTCTCCATCGAGCCTGCCGACGCCGGCCTCTTCGCCTTCAAGGCCCCCGAGGGCTTCACCAAGGTCGACTCGTTCCAGCAGCCCGGCGCGCCCGGCGGCGAGCAGCCCAAGATGGCCGTCGAGTCGAAGGTCGGCAAGCCGGCCCCCGACTTCGCGCTGACCCTCTTCGACGGGCCCGACAAGACCAAGGTCGTCTCCAAGGCCGACCTCGCCGGCAAGGTCGTCGTCATCGACTTCTGGGCGACGTGGTGCCCCCCCTGCCTGGTCGAACTCCCCGAGATCCAGAAGCTCGTCGCCGACCTCGCCAAGGATAAGAAGGACGTGCTGGTCGTCGCGCTCAGCCAGGACAGCCAGCCCGCCGACCCGATCGAGGTCCGCAAGCTGATCGAGAAGACCCTGACCGAGAAGAAGATCGAGCTGACCGGTGCGAACGTCGCGATCGGCCTCGATCCCAGCGGCACGATCGGCGGGCTGTTCGAGGTTGAGGGGCTTCCCACGCTGGTCATCCTGGATGGCAAGGGCGTGGTACAGGCGGCGCACGTCGGCTTCGACCCGGACATGCGACCCGGCCTCCGCGAAAGGCTCACCGCCGAGATCGACTCGCTCCTCGCCGGGAAGTCGCTGGCGAAGCCTGAGAAGCCGCAAGAGGCCGCCGCCAAACCCGAGCCGAAGCCGTAA